The following proteins are co-located in the Parafannyhessea umbonata genome:
- the ptsP gene encoding phosphoenolpyruvate--protein phosphotransferase, producing MYEGVNASDGYGIGVAQVAVAPDLSFTPTKPEDPEAEKARYNEALAKFVDQTNNQIERMKQSVGEEAAAIMGAHIEFAEDEGIKDMVNGSIDSGMCAEQAVSEAYDMYFNMFSNMDDELFRERAADVADVKTGLLADLLGKQVVDLSSLPENSIVVVEELTPSMTADIDKENVAGIVTETGGRTSHSAIIARALEIPAVLSVADATKNIKSGEMVIVDGTLGKVINNPEDDVLENYRAKAKSYAEEKAALEAYRGKETVTGDGEKVLLVANIGNPDDANVAAEHDAEGVGLFRSEFLFMDAKELPTEDEQFAAYQKVALRMKDEPVIIRTLDVGGDKEIPYLNLKHEDNPFMGFRAVRYCLNNPEQYKVQLTALLRASAFGDVKIMLPLVTTLDEVRQAKALVEECKKELDERGVAYNKDIEVGTMIETPAASLIADDLAEECDFFSIGTNDLIGYTMCADRGNDRVSYLYTVYQPAVLRSLKRIIESGREKGIMVGMCGEAAADPLLIPVLLSFGLNEFSVSAPSILRTRKIISEWTKEEADALTEKVMKLKTATEVKVMLQAAQK from the coding sequence ATGTACGAAGGCGTAAATGCTTCTGACGGCTACGGCATTGGAGTCGCGCAGGTTGCGGTCGCACCCGACCTGTCCTTCACCCCGACGAAGCCCGAGGATCCGGAGGCCGAGAAGGCCCGCTACAACGAGGCTCTCGCAAAGTTCGTCGACCAGACGAACAATCAGATCGAGCGCATGAAGCAGTCGGTGGGCGAGGAGGCCGCCGCCATCATGGGCGCGCACATCGAGTTCGCCGAGGACGAGGGAATCAAGGACATGGTGAACGGGTCCATCGATTCCGGCATGTGCGCCGAGCAGGCCGTGAGCGAAGCATACGACATGTACTTCAACATGTTCTCCAACATGGACGACGAGCTCTTCCGCGAGCGCGCGGCTGACGTCGCCGACGTCAAGACCGGCCTTCTGGCCGACCTCCTCGGCAAGCAGGTCGTCGACCTGTCGTCCCTCCCGGAGAACTCCATCGTTGTCGTCGAGGAGCTCACGCCCTCGATGACCGCCGACATCGACAAGGAGAACGTCGCGGGCATCGTCACCGAGACCGGTGGCCGCACCTCCCACTCCGCCATTATCGCCCGTGCACTCGAGATCCCCGCAGTCCTTTCCGTCGCGGATGCCACGAAGAACATCAAGTCCGGTGAGATGGTCATCGTCGACGGCACCCTCGGCAAGGTCATCAACAACCCCGAGGACGACGTCCTGGAGAACTATCGCGCGAAGGCTAAGTCCTACGCAGAGGAGAAGGCCGCTCTCGAGGCCTACCGCGGCAAGGAGACCGTGACCGGCGACGGCGAGAAGGTTCTTCTCGTCGCGAACATCGGCAACCCGGACGACGCGAACGTGGCGGCGGAGCACGATGCCGAGGGCGTTGGCCTCTTCCGCTCCGAGTTCCTTTTCATGGACGCGAAGGAGCTCCCCACCGAGGACGAGCAGTTTGCCGCGTATCAGAAGGTCGCCCTGCGCATGAAGGACGAGCCGGTCATCATACGCACGCTCGACGTGGGCGGCGACAAGGAGATTCCGTATCTCAACCTTAAGCACGAAGACAACCCGTTCATGGGCTTCCGTGCCGTCCGCTACTGCCTGAACAACCCCGAGCAGTACAAGGTCCAGCTCACTGCGCTGCTTCGCGCCTCCGCGTTTGGTGACGTGAAGATCATGCTGCCGCTTGTCACCACCCTGGACGAGGTCCGTCAGGCGAAGGCCCTCGTCGAGGAGTGCAAGAAGGAGCTGGACGAGCGCGGCGTCGCATACAACAAGGACATCGAGGTCGGTACCATGATCGAGACGCCAGCCGCGTCCCTCATCGCCGACGACCTCGCGGAGGAGTGCGACTTCTTCTCCATCGGCACGAACGACCTCATCGGCTACACGATGTGCGCCGACCGCGGCAACGACCGCGTCTCGTACCTGTACACCGTGTACCAGCCGGCCGTCCTGCGCTCGCTCAAGAGGATCATCGAGTCCGGCCGCGAGAAGGGCATCATGGTCGGTATGTGCGGCGAGGCCGCAGCTGACCCGCTGCTCATCCCGGTGCTGCTCTCCTTCGGCCTGAACGAGTTCTCCGTGTCCGCCCCGTCGATCCTGCGCACCCGCAAGATCATCTCCGAGTGGACGAAGGAGGAGGCAGACGCCCTGACCGAGAAGGTCATGAAGCTCAAGACCGCCACCGAGGTCAAGGTCATGCTCCAGGCCGCCCAGAAGTAG
- the pfkB gene encoding 1-phosphofructokinase, whose amino-acid sequence MIYTVTLNPAIDYVMHPLTLDMGFTNRSSSEELYCGGNGINVSTLLNELKVINVAFGIVAGFTGDYLVKTLQKNGISSNFVRLDKGFTRINVKLNGIVMTMVNGMGPKISEKKVDELLERIDYIGEGDTLVLTGSIPKSLPEDMYSIIMKRLKGRGIRFVVDAPGQLLLESLEDEPFLIKPNNHEVGRIFDARPETPEECIPFAKELHERGARNVIVSCGGHGSLLYDEKGEVHTVPTAKIRLVNATGAGDSMVAGFVAKVQEGADYETALRFASACGTATAASKGIAKRATIDRVYQNLNEIIAKQGK is encoded by the coding sequence ATGGGCTTCACGAACAGGTCCTCGAGCGAGGAGCTGTACTGTGGCGGAAATGGCATCAATGTTTCAACCCTGCTCAATGAGCTTAAGGTAATCAACGTCGCCTTCGGCATCGTAGCCGGATTCACTGGCGACTACCTGGTCAAGACGCTCCAGAAGAACGGCATCTCGTCCAACTTCGTGCGTTTGGACAAGGGCTTCACCCGCATCAACGTAAAGCTGAACGGCATCGTCATGACGATGGTGAACGGCATGGGCCCCAAGATCTCCGAGAAGAAGGTCGACGAGCTGCTCGAGCGCATCGACTACATCGGCGAGGGCGACACGCTGGTCCTGACCGGCTCCATCCCGAAGTCGCTTCCCGAGGACATGTACAGCATCATCATGAAGAGGCTGAAGGGCCGTGGCATCCGCTTCGTCGTGGACGCTCCCGGCCAGCTGCTGCTCGAGTCCCTCGAGGACGAGCCGTTCCTCATCAAGCCCAACAACCACGAGGTCGGACGCATCTTCGACGCGCGTCCCGAGACCCCGGAGGAGTGCATCCCCTTCGCGAAGGAGCTGCACGAGCGCGGTGCCCGCAACGTCATCGTCTCTTGCGGCGGCCACGGCTCGCTTCTGTACGACGAGAAGGGCGAGGTCCACACCGTCCCGACCGCGAAGATCCGCCTGGTCAACGCGACCGGCGCGGGCGACTCCATGGTCGCCGGCTTCGTGGCCAAGGTACAGGAGGGTGCGGACTACGAGACCGCGCTCCGCTTCGCTTCCGCCTGCGGCACGGCGACCGCGGCGAGCAAGGGCATCGCGAAGCGCGCGACGATCGACCGCGTCTACCAGAACCTGAACGAGATAATCGCGAAGCAGGGCAAGTAG
- the gdhA gene encoding NADP-specific glutamate dehydrogenase, producing MNYSERVIADLEQRYSDQPEFIQAAKEVLTTLQPALDRHPEYEKAGLLERLVEPERIVIFRVPWVDDSGKVQVNRGYRIQFNSAIGPYKGGLRLHPSVNLSILKFLGFEQVFKNSLTTLPMGGAKGGSDFDPKGKSDSEVMRFCQSFMTELVKHIGPDTDVPAGDIGTGGREIGYMFGQYKRLTNSWQSVLTGKGLSYGGSLARPEATGYGAVYFLLDMLKEKGDSIDGKTIVVSGSGNVAQYAIQKAEQLGGKVVTCSDSNGYVYDPEGIDFDLLCQIKQVERGRIKEYAERKAGVTYHEGERPWGEKCDIAMPCATQNELELDDAKKLVAGGCKYVVEGANMPTSTEATEYVMANGVYFAPGKAANAGGVATSGLEMSQNHEHLSWSFDEVDEKLHGIMDSIYAAASGAAKEYGHEGDLVFGANIAGFLKVADAMMAQGIC from the coding sequence ATGAACTATTCCGAGCGAGTGATTGCCGATCTGGAACAGCGCTACTCTGACCAGCCTGAGTTCATCCAGGCCGCGAAGGAGGTCCTGACCACCCTGCAGCCTGCCCTCGACAGGCACCCCGAGTACGAGAAGGCCGGCCTCCTCGAGCGCCTCGTCGAGCCCGAGCGCATCGTTATCTTCCGCGTGCCCTGGGTCGACGATTCCGGCAAGGTCCAGGTGAACCGCGGCTACCGCATCCAGTTCAATTCCGCGATCGGCCCCTACAAGGGCGGCCTGCGCCTGCACCCCAGCGTGAACCTCTCCATCCTCAAGTTCCTGGGCTTCGAGCAGGTCTTCAAGAACTCCCTCACCACCCTTCCCATGGGCGGCGCCAAGGGCGGTTCGGACTTCGACCCCAAGGGCAAGTCCGACAGCGAGGTCATGCGCTTCTGCCAGTCCTTCATGACGGAGCTCGTCAAGCACATCGGCCCGGACACCGACGTCCCCGCCGGTGACATTGGCACGGGCGGCCGCGAGATTGGCTACATGTTTGGCCAGTACAAGCGCCTCACCAACTCCTGGCAGTCCGTCCTCACGGGCAAGGGCCTCTCTTACGGCGGCTCGCTCGCGCGTCCGGAGGCCACCGGCTACGGCGCCGTCTACTTCCTCCTGGACATGCTGAAGGAGAAGGGCGACTCCATCGACGGCAAGACCATCGTGGTCTCTGGCTCCGGCAACGTCGCACAGTACGCCATCCAGAAGGCCGAGCAGCTTGGCGGCAAGGTCGTGACCTGCTCCGACTCCAACGGCTACGTGTATGACCCCGAGGGCATCGACTTCGACCTGCTGTGCCAGATCAAGCAGGTCGAGCGCGGCCGCATCAAGGAGTACGCGGAGCGCAAGGCGGGCGTCACCTATCACGAGGGCGAGCGCCCCTGGGGCGAGAAGTGCGACATCGCCATGCCGTGCGCCACGCAGAACGAGCTCGAGCTCGACGACGCCAAGAAGCTCGTCGCGGGTGGCTGCAAGTACGTGGTCGAGGGCGCGAACATGCCCACCTCGACCGAGGCGACCGAGTACGTGATGGCCAACGGCGTGTACTTCGCGCCCGGCAAGGCCGCGAACGCCGGCGGCGTCGCGACGTCCGGTCTGGAGATGTCCCAGAACCACGAGCACCTCTCCTGGTCCTTCGACGAGGTGGACGAGAAGCTCCACGGCATCATGGACTCCATCTACGCGGCTGCGTCCGGCGCGGCCAAGGAGTACGGACACGAGGGCGACCTGGTGTTTGGTGCGAACATCGCCGGCTTCCTCAAGGTTGCCGACGCGATGATGGCGCAGGGCATCTGCTAG
- the carA gene encoding glutamine-hydrolyzing carbamoyl-phosphate synthase small subunit translates to MNPLVSRERPAEALLALEDGTVYRGRSAGAGGEAFGEIVFNTSMAGYQEIVSDPSYAGQIVTLTYPQVGNYGVSAAAMQSGGLALSGLVVRDMCREPSNWQSEGSLTDLLRKGGVVAIEGVDTRALTLRIRSAGAMRAAISTEDLDPRSLVARVCQAPCISSRNFVPDVSTAQEYVVPAAGERRFRVVAYDCGEKRGIADGLAAVGCETVVVPWDTPARRVLALGQDGAAPDGVFFSNGPGDPTQVEATAQAARELMGKVPVFGICLGNQLMALAAGATIEKLPFGHHGGNEPVMNLLTGRVEITAQNHNYGLVFESLGSIVPEESGGFAEHERDLRAWSERHVAPVVMNERFGRVRLTHVNLNDGTPEGVQFLDVPAFSVQYHPEACPGPHDSAYLFTSFARLMAGDLDCLDIDVREGRRF, encoded by the coding sequence ATGAACCCACTTGTGAGCAGGGAACGGCCGGCGGAGGCGCTTCTGGCGCTTGAGGACGGCACGGTGTATAGGGGCCGGAGCGCCGGAGCCGGGGGAGAGGCCTTTGGGGAGATCGTGTTCAACACCTCGATGGCGGGCTACCAGGAGATCGTGAGCGACCCCAGCTACGCGGGGCAGATCGTGACGCTCACGTATCCGCAGGTGGGAAACTACGGCGTGAGCGCCGCCGCCATGCAGTCCGGCGGGCTTGCGCTGTCTGGACTGGTGGTGCGCGACATGTGCCGCGAGCCCAGCAACTGGCAGAGCGAGGGCAGCCTTACGGACCTGCTGCGCAAGGGTGGTGTCGTCGCGATCGAGGGCGTGGACACCCGTGCGCTCACGCTGCGCATTCGCTCGGCAGGCGCCATGCGCGCCGCGATATCGACGGAGGACCTTGACCCCAGGAGCCTTGTGGCACGCGTGTGCCAGGCGCCCTGCATATCGAGCCGCAACTTCGTGCCGGACGTATCGACCGCGCAGGAGTACGTGGTGCCTGCGGCGGGGGAGCGGCGCTTCCGCGTGGTGGCGTACGACTGCGGAGAAAAGCGCGGCATCGCGGACGGACTCGCCGCCGTGGGGTGCGAGACGGTCGTGGTGCCGTGGGACACGCCGGCCAGGCGCGTGCTTGCGCTTGGGCAGGACGGCGCGGCGCCGGATGGCGTGTTCTTCTCGAACGGGCCGGGCGACCCCACCCAGGTTGAGGCAACCGCGCAGGCGGCGCGCGAGCTGATGGGGAAGGTGCCGGTGTTTGGCATCTGCCTGGGCAACCAGCTGATGGCCCTTGCGGCGGGCGCGACGATCGAGAAGCTGCCGTTTGGGCACCATGGCGGAAACGAGCCCGTGATGAACCTGCTGACCGGCAGGGTGGAGATTACGGCCCAGAACCACAACTACGGGCTGGTGTTCGAGTCTTTGGGGAGCATCGTGCCGGAGGAGTCCGGCGGCTTTGCGGAGCACGAGCGCGACCTGCGCGCATGGAGCGAGCGCCACGTGGCGCCCGTGGTCATGAACGAGCGCTTTGGCCGCGTGAGGCTTACCCACGTGAACCTTAACGACGGGACGCCGGAGGGCGTGCAGTTTCTGGACGTGCCCGCGTTCAGCGTGCAGTACCACCCGGAGGCGTGCCCGGGGCCGCACGACTCCGCGTACCTGTTCACGTCATTCGCACGGCTCATGGCAGGCGACCTTGACTGCCTTGACATCGACGTGCGCGAGGGGAGGCGTTTCTGA
- the carB gene encoding carbamoyl-phosphate synthase large subunit: MPRREDIHKILIIGSGPIVIGQACEFDYSGTQACRALREAGYEVVLVNSNPATIMTDPETADRTYVEPLTAEAVGRVIRQERPDAILPNMGGQTALNCAIALGESGVLDECGVEVIGCDLDSIRVGEDRELFAKAMGELGLEVADSGFAHSLDDARAVAARLGYPVVIRPSFTLGGAGGGVAHDEGELELIAGQGLSLSPEHEVLVERSIAGWKEIEMEVMRDAQGNGIVICSIENLDPMGVHTGDSITVAPAQTLSDAELQRLRDYSLAILEKVGVATGGSNVQFAVNPTDGRVIVIEMNPRVSRSSALASKATGFPIAKAAALLAVGYTLDEITNDITRATPACFEPSIDYCVVKVPRFAFEKFKGTSETLTTRMKSVGEVMAIGRTFEEALQKALRSLEQGRAGLGMDGVDDLSALGEKDLEERVSTPTPQRIFHVAEALRRGWDVARVHALSGIDAWFLGRIRDIVVAGGRIRELGLAGLGAPTMLAAKQMGFSDEQIAWLTGSSAEVVRALREVEGVCPVVKTVDTCAGEFSARTDYHYLTYEAAPVLGAAPAGEHAEGAKPRVMILSAGPNRIGQGIEFDYCCVHASAALRERGFETVMVNCNPETVSTDYDTSDRLYFEPLTFEDVMNVVEVERPRGVIVTLGGQTPINLAHRLKAAGVPIMGTQPDAIDLAEDRDRFSRLLDRLGVAYPPSSTAQTVDEARSVARSLGFPLLVRPSYVLGGRGMAIVYGDDDLSTYMAAAAHVSPDHPVYLDAFLEDAIELDVDALADGDECYVGSVLEHIEECGIHSGDSACCYPCFSLSDAIVARVRQITRQLALAVGIVGPLNVQYAVKDEQVFVIELNPRASRTVPFSSKASGVSLARCAARVMAGEKIRDLGLPPEDREVGYFAVKEAVMPWSRFPGANVELGPEMRSTGEVMGIARSFPEAYAKTRQAIEYKMPERGTVFVSVCDRDKRAIAPVALALRGLGYDILATRGTAKTLRAAGIECEACQRLSEGHPNAIDEMRSGRITFIINTPHGHDSRGDGSNIREEAVSRGITCVTALSATVALVQALAVVRDRELDVYALQDLR; the protein is encoded by the coding sequence ATGCCCAGGCGCGAGGACATACACAAGATCCTGATAATAGGCTCCGGCCCGATCGTAATCGGCCAGGCCTGCGAGTTTGACTATTCTGGCACGCAGGCGTGCCGCGCGCTGCGCGAGGCGGGCTACGAGGTGGTGCTGGTGAACTCGAACCCGGCGACCATCATGACGGATCCGGAGACCGCGGACCGCACGTACGTGGAGCCGCTCACGGCAGAGGCCGTGGGCAGGGTCATCCGCCAGGAGCGGCCGGACGCCATACTTCCCAACATGGGCGGCCAGACGGCGCTGAACTGCGCGATCGCACTGGGGGAGTCCGGCGTGCTGGACGAGTGTGGCGTGGAGGTCATTGGCTGCGACCTGGACTCCATCCGCGTGGGCGAGGACCGCGAGCTGTTTGCGAAGGCCATGGGCGAGCTGGGGCTGGAGGTGGCGGACTCCGGATTTGCTCACAGCCTGGACGATGCCCGCGCCGTGGCGGCGCGCCTGGGCTACCCCGTCGTCATCAGGCCGAGCTTCACGCTGGGCGGCGCCGGCGGCGGCGTGGCGCACGACGAGGGCGAGCTCGAGCTCATCGCCGGGCAGGGGCTCTCGCTCAGCCCGGAGCACGAGGTGCTGGTGGAGCGCTCCATCGCGGGCTGGAAGGAGATCGAGATGGAGGTGATGCGCGACGCCCAGGGCAACGGCATCGTGATCTGCTCCATCGAGAACCTCGACCCCATGGGCGTGCACACGGGCGACTCCATAACGGTCGCGCCCGCCCAGACGCTTTCCGACGCGGAGCTGCAGCGCCTGCGCGACTACTCGCTCGCGATCCTGGAGAAGGTGGGCGTGGCCACCGGCGGCTCCAACGTGCAGTTTGCCGTGAACCCCACGGACGGCCGCGTGATCGTGATCGAGATGAACCCGCGCGTGAGCAGGAGCTCGGCCCTCGCCTCGAAGGCGACGGGGTTCCCCATAGCGAAGGCCGCCGCTCTTCTCGCCGTGGGATACACGCTGGACGAGATAACGAACGACATCACGCGCGCCACGCCGGCGTGCTTCGAGCCGTCCATCGACTATTGCGTGGTGAAGGTGCCGCGCTTCGCGTTCGAGAAGTTCAAGGGCACGAGCGAGACGCTCACCACGCGCATGAAGAGCGTGGGCGAGGTCATGGCCATCGGCCGCACGTTCGAGGAGGCGCTGCAGAAGGCGCTGCGCTCGCTGGAGCAGGGGCGCGCCGGCCTGGGCATGGACGGCGTGGACGACCTTTCCGCGCTGGGCGAGAAGGACCTGGAGGAGCGCGTTTCCACCCCCACGCCACAGCGCATATTCCACGTGGCCGAGGCGTTGCGCCGCGGCTGGGACGTGGCGCGCGTGCACGCCCTGAGCGGTATCGACGCGTGGTTCCTGGGGAGGATCCGCGACATCGTCGTCGCGGGCGGGCGCATACGCGAGCTTGGCCTGGCGGGACTGGGCGCGCCTACGATGCTCGCCGCGAAGCAGATGGGGTTCTCCGACGAGCAGATCGCGTGGCTCACGGGCTCGAGCGCCGAGGTGGTGCGCGCACTGCGCGAGGTGGAGGGCGTGTGCCCCGTCGTCAAGACGGTGGACACGTGCGCTGGCGAGTTCTCCGCGCGGACGGACTACCACTACCTCACGTACGAGGCCGCGCCCGTGCTGGGTGCCGCGCCCGCAGGTGAGCACGCCGAGGGCGCGAAGCCGCGCGTGATGATCCTCTCCGCCGGGCCCAACCGCATTGGCCAGGGCATCGAGTTCGACTACTGCTGCGTGCACGCGAGCGCGGCGCTGCGCGAGCGCGGGTTCGAGACCGTGATGGTGAACTGCAACCCCGAGACCGTCTCGACGGACTACGACACGTCGGACCGCCTGTACTTCGAGCCGCTCACGTTCGAGGACGTCATGAACGTGGTGGAGGTTGAGCGGCCGCGGGGCGTGATCGTCACGCTCGGCGGTCAGACGCCCATCAACCTCGCCCACAGGCTGAAGGCGGCGGGCGTGCCCATCATGGGCACCCAGCCGGACGCCATAGACCTTGCGGAGGACCGCGACCGCTTCAGCCGGCTGCTCGACAGGCTGGGCGTCGCCTATCCGCCCAGCTCCACGGCCCAGACCGTGGACGAGGCCAGAAGCGTCGCCCGCAGCCTTGGCTTTCCGCTGCTCGTGCGGCCGAGCTACGTGCTGGGCGGGCGCGGCATGGCCATCGTGTACGGCGACGACGACCTGTCCACGTACATGGCCGCCGCGGCGCACGTGTCGCCCGACCACCCCGTCTACCTGGACGCCTTCCTGGAGGACGCCATCGAGCTGGACGTGGACGCGCTCGCGGACGGCGACGAGTGCTACGTTGGCTCCGTGCTGGAGCACATCGAGGAGTGCGGCATCCACTCCGGCGACTCCGCGTGCTGCTACCCGTGCTTCTCGCTCTCGGACGCTATCGTTGCGCGCGTGCGGCAGATCACGCGCCAGCTCGCGCTCGCCGTCGGGATCGTCGGGCCGCTCAACGTGCAGTACGCCGTCAAGGACGAGCAGGTGTTCGTGATCGAGCTCAACCCCCGGGCCAGCAGGACCGTGCCCTTCTCGTCCAAGGCGTCCGGCGTGAGCCTCGCGCGCTGCGCCGCGCGCGTGATGGCGGGCGAGAAGATCCGCGACCTCGGGTTGCCGCCGGAGGACCGGGAGGTGGGCTACTTCGCGGTGAAGGAGGCCGTGATGCCGTGGTCGCGCTTCCCGGGCGCGAACGTGGAGCTTGGCCCCGAGATGAGGTCTACGGGCGAGGTCATGGGCATCGCGCGCAGCTTCCCGGAGGCGTACGCGAAGACGCGACAGGCCATCGAGTACAAGATGCCTGAGCGCGGCACGGTGTTCGTGAGCGTGTGCGACCGCGACAAGCGCGCCATCGCGCCCGTGGCGCTTGCGCTGAGGGGCTTGGGCTACGACATCCTTGCGACACGGGGGACTGCGAAGACGCTGCGCGCCGCCGGCATCGAGTGCGAGGCGTGCCAGCGCCTGAGCGAGGGGCACCCGAACGCGATCGACGAGATGCGGTCTGGGCGGATCACGTTCATCATCAACACGCCGCATGGGCACGACTCGCGCGGCGACGGATCGAATATCCGCGAGGAGGCGGTGAGCCGTGGCATCACGTGCGTGACGGCACTCTCGGCGACGGTCGCGCTCGTGCAGGCGCTCGCGGTGGTGAGGGACCGCGAGCTGGACGTGTACGCGCTGCAGGACCTGCGCTAG
- a CDS encoding diacylglycerol/lipid kinase family protein: protein MNEGLGRTLVIANPAAHSGDGAAAAERVKRFFSSHANATDGFELRLTQAPGDGMRMARVSADFDTIVALGGDGIIHEVANGLMSVASRERPALAVVPVGSGNDFARTIGAATNDPIAALGQILRGRRRELDLGHVASDTGESGYFVQTLSFGLDAAIALDTTYRRAAQTRQKGSGLFATSGVKILSKVRGEASGYPSRVTMDGEKDVRLNSIVFAVQNGPTYGGGFRICPDAEPYDGSLDLCYNVSVPALPHVLALFALARTGRHVGSRAIATRRVRHLHIEFLEREPPCQVDGEPLHGRTYDVEVRPRSLALIAPAQ, encoded by the coding sequence ATGAACGAAGGCCTTGGCAGGACGCTCGTGATAGCGAACCCCGCGGCGCACAGCGGCGACGGAGCCGCGGCCGCCGAGCGCGTGAAGAGGTTCTTCTCGTCCCACGCGAACGCGACAGACGGCTTCGAGCTTCGCCTTACCCAGGCACCGGGAGACGGGATGCGGATGGCGCGGGTGTCCGCTGACTTCGACACTATCGTCGCGCTTGGTGGCGATGGCATCATCCACGAGGTCGCAAACGGCCTCATGTCCGTGGCATCACGCGAGCGGCCGGCACTTGCCGTCGTCCCCGTCGGCTCGGGAAACGACTTCGCTCGCACCATCGGTGCCGCCACGAACGACCCAATCGCCGCCCTTGGGCAGATCCTGCGCGGGCGCAGGCGCGAGCTTGACCTCGGCCACGTCGCGAGCGACACCGGCGAGTCGGGCTACTTCGTGCAGACGCTCTCGTTTGGGCTCGACGCCGCCATCGCCCTCGACACGACCTACCGCCGCGCAGCGCAGACGCGCCAGAAGGGCTCAGGGCTGTTCGCGACGTCCGGCGTCAAGATCCTCTCCAAGGTCAGGGGCGAGGCGTCCGGCTATCCCTCGCGCGTCACCATGGACGGCGAGAAGGACGTCCGCCTGAACTCGATCGTGTTCGCCGTGCAGAACGGCCCCACGTACGGCGGCGGCTTCAGGATTTGCCCTGACGCCGAGCCGTACGATGGCAGCCTCGACCTTTGCTACAACGTGAGCGTACCCGCGCTTCCCCATGTCCTCGCGCTGTTCGCCCTTGCGCGCACGGGCAGGCACGTGGGGTCGCGCGCCATCGCCACAAGGAGGGTCAGGCATCTGCACATAGAGTTCCTGGAGCGCGAACCGCCATGCCAGGTGGACGGCGAGCCGCTCCATGGGCGCACGTACGACGTCGAGGTGCGGCCACGCTCCCTCGCGCTTATTGCACCAGCGCAATAG
- the tig gene encoding trigger factor, with translation MNITVTAEKPENGKVVATITVPAAEVDKYVARTYKDISHRYQFQGFRKGHTPRPVIDGIVGRDAVLGQATEDLMNDAQPAMLEELDIVPVESPDYGEDPLAVVEHEDFTATVTVSVPPTCELDSYDAPAINMPPEEATEAEIDQQLEQLMSYHNTYEDVEEDREATKDDVVSLDVEDKVEQKSGLAGTDRQLNLSSAYLPEEFVAGVVGMKKGDQKDIAWTEKQGENERNYEVSVTLKAIKKSVTPELDDEFAKKNFGFDTVAELRDALKEDIENDKKSSLPSLKEDRVVEEIGKHLTLEEVPEAYLNQVFNELGQEVLGQLQRQGISLDMYLAARNIKSQDFVNDLHEQAEERARQSLALDALADKLGLEATDEDVRAEFEKANVDDVDARIEEFKKGGQLPAIRESIRRSKAVDWMVENAPVTVVDEIAEARAKAEGADSEDAE, from the coding sequence TTGAACATCACCGTCACCGCTGAGAAGCCCGAGAATGGCAAGGTAGTCGCCACCATTACCGTCCCTGCCGCCGAGGTCGACAAGTACGTCGCCCGCACGTACAAGGACATCTCTCACAGGTATCAGTTCCAGGGCTTCCGCAAGGGCCACACCCCGCGCCCCGTCATCGACGGCATCGTCGGCCGCGACGCGGTTCTTGGCCAGGCGACCGAGGACCTCATGAACGATGCCCAGCCCGCGATGCTCGAGGAGCTCGACATCGTCCCCGTGGAGAGCCCCGACTACGGCGAGGATCCGCTGGCCGTCGTGGAGCACGAGGACTTCACCGCTACCGTGACCGTGAGCGTGCCGCCCACCTGCGAGCTGGACAGCTATGACGCGCCGGCCATCAACATGCCTCCCGAGGAGGCCACCGAGGCCGAGATCGACCAGCAGCTCGAGCAGCTCATGAGCTACCACAACACCTACGAGGACGTCGAGGAGGACCGCGAGGCCACCAAGGACGACGTCGTCTCCCTGGACGTCGAGGACAAGGTCGAGCAGAAGTCCGGACTGGCCGGCACCGACCGCCAGCTGAACCTCTCGAGCGCCTACCTGCCGGAGGAGTTCGTGGCGGGCGTCGTCGGCATGAAGAAGGGCGACCAGAAGGACATCGCCTGGACCGAGAAGCAGGGCGAGAACGAGCGCAACTACGAGGTCTCCGTCACCCTGAAGGCCATCAAGAAGTCCGTCACCCCCGAGCTCGACGACGAGTTCGCGAAGAAGAACTTCGGCTTCGACACCGTCGCGGAGCTTCGCGACGCCCTGAAGGAGGACATCGAGAACGACAAGAAGTCCAGCCTTCCGTCCCTCAAGGAGGACCGCGTCGTCGAGGAGATCGGCAAGCACCTCACGCTTGAGGAGGTCCCCGAGGCCTACCTCAACCAGGTGTTCAACGAGCTCGGCCAGGAGGTCCTCGGTCAGCTCCAGCGCCAGGGCATCAGCCTTGACATGTACCTCGCGGCTCGCAACATCAAGAGCCAGGACTTCGTGAACGACCTCCACGAGCAGGCCGAGGAGCGTGCCCGCCAGTCCCTGGCGCTCGACGCCCTGGCCGACAAGCTCGGCCTCGAGGCCACCGACGAGGACGTGCGCGCCGAGTTCGAGAAGGCCAACGTCGACGACGTCGACGCCCGCATCGAGGAGTTCAAGAAGGGCGGCCAGCTGCCCGCCATCCGCGAGTCCATCCGCCGCTCCAAGGCTGTGGACTGGATGGTCGAGAACGCTCCCGTGACCGTCGTGGACGAGATCGCCGAGGCCCGCGCGAAGGCCGAGGGTGCGGATTCCGAGGACGCCGAGTAA